One Rissa tridactyla isolate bRisTri1 chromosome 4, bRisTri1.patW.cur.20221130, whole genome shotgun sequence DNA window includes the following coding sequences:
- the FBXO31 gene encoding F-box only protein 31 isoform X3, translating into MKILPDYEHMEYRDVYTCLLHRYRHILGLWQPDIGPYGGLLNVVVDGLFIIGWMYLPPHDPHVDDPMRFKPLFRIHLMERKCATVECMYGHKGPHNGHIQIVKKDEFSTKCNQTDHHRMSGGRQEEFRTWLREEWGRTLEDIFHEHMQELILMKFIYTSQYDNCLTYRRIYLPPSSPDDLIKPGLFKGTYGSHGLEIVMLSFHGKKAKGTKITGDPNIPAGQQTVEIDLAHPLQLPDIETLRDFSELSRIVLEVQEQVRREEQEEEQRQEEEDCSQQAAAQPAAKPLGGEGAEGEETAAGAEGTTQNKAPASQPFVLPMGVISRNEDYPRTCRICFYGTGLIAGHGFTSPERTPGVFVLFDDDRFGFIWLELKSFSLYSRIKVSFQNAEAPSREAFDEMLKNIQSLAT; encoded by the exons ATGAAAATCCTTCCCGACTACGAGCACATGGAGTACAGAGATGTTTACACCTGCC TGCTGCACCGATACCGACACATCCTGGGATTATGGCAGCCGGACATCGGGCCCTATGGGGGACTGCTGAACGTGGTG GTAGACGGTTTGTTCATCATCGGGTGGATGTACTTGCCGCCTCATGATCCTCACGTTGATGATCCCATGAGATTCAAACCTCTCTTCAGGATTCATCTCATGGAGAGGAAATGTGCAACGGTTGAGTGTATGTATGGTCATAAGGGACCTCATAATGGCCATATCCAG ATTGTAAAGAAGGATGAGTTCTCCACGAAATGCAACCAGACAGATCACCATCGGATGTCAGGGGGAAGGCAAGAG GAATTTCGGACATGGCTAAGGGAAGAGTGGGGTCGGACTCTGGAAGACATCTTCCATGAACACATGCAAGAGCTCATCTTGATGAAGTTCATCTACACCAGCCAATATGA CAACTGCTTGACATACCGACGCATCTACCTCCCCCCTAGTAGCCCTGATGACCTTATAAAGCCAGGTCTCTTCAAGGGAACGTATGGGAGCCATGGTCTGGAGATTGTCATGTTGAGCTTCCATGGAAAGAAAGCGAAGGGGACTAAAATCACC GGAGATCCCAACATCCCAGCTGGGCAGCAGACTGTGGAGATTGACTTGGCGCATCCTCTGCAGCTGCCCGACATCGAGACCCTTCGTGATTTCAGTGAGCTCTCTCGCATCGTCCTGGAGGTCCAGGAGCAGGTGCgtcgggaggagcaggaggaggagcagcggcAGGAGGAAGAGGACTGCTCCCAGCAGGCTGCCGCTCAGCCTGCTGCGAAGCCCCTGGGAGGAGAAGGTGCCGAGGGGGAAGAGACTGCAGCTGGGGCGGAGGGGACAACCCAGAACAAGGCACCAGCTTCCCAGCCCTTTGTGCTGCCTATGGGAGTCATATCGAGGAATGAAGACTATCCCCGGACCTGCCGAATTTG TTTTTATGGGACGGGGCTTATTGCTGGCCACGGCTTCACCAGCCCCGAGCGAACACCAGGTGTTTTTGTTCTCTTCGATGACGATCGCTTTGGATTCATCTGGCTGGAGCTGAAGTCCTTCAGTCTCTACAGCCGGATCAAGGTCTCCTTCCAGAACGCCGAAGCGCCTTCCCGTGAGGCttttgatgaaatgctgaagAACATTCAGTCGCTGGCTACTTGA
- the FBXO31 gene encoding F-box only protein 31 isoform X4: MYLPPHDPHVDDPMRFKPLFRIHLMERKCATVECMYGHKGPHNGHIQIVKKDEFSTKCNQTDHHRMSGGRQEEFRTWLREEWGRTLEDIFHEHMQELILMKFIYTSQYDNCLTYRRIYLPPSSPDDLIKPGLFKGTYGSHGLEIVMLSFHGKKAKGTKITGDPNIPAGQQTVEIDLAHPLQLPDIETLRDFSELSRIVLEVQEQVRREEQEEEQRQEEEDCSQQAAAQPAAKPLGGEGAEGEETAAGAEGTTQNKAPASQPFVLPMGVISRNEDYPRTCRICFYGTGLIAGHGFTSPERTPGVFVLFDDDRFGFIWLELKSFSLYSRIKVSFQNAEAPSREAFDEMLKNIQSLAT, encoded by the exons ATGTACTTGCCGCCTCATGATCCTCACGTTGATGATCCCATGAGATTCAAACCTCTCTTCAGGATTCATCTCATGGAGAGGAAATGTGCAACGGTTGAGTGTATGTATGGTCATAAGGGACCTCATAATGGCCATATCCAG ATTGTAAAGAAGGATGAGTTCTCCACGAAATGCAACCAGACAGATCACCATCGGATGTCAGGGGGAAGGCAAGAG GAATTTCGGACATGGCTAAGGGAAGAGTGGGGTCGGACTCTGGAAGACATCTTCCATGAACACATGCAAGAGCTCATCTTGATGAAGTTCATCTACACCAGCCAATATGA CAACTGCTTGACATACCGACGCATCTACCTCCCCCCTAGTAGCCCTGATGACCTTATAAAGCCAGGTCTCTTCAAGGGAACGTATGGGAGCCATGGTCTGGAGATTGTCATGTTGAGCTTCCATGGAAAGAAAGCGAAGGGGACTAAAATCACC GGAGATCCCAACATCCCAGCTGGGCAGCAGACTGTGGAGATTGACTTGGCGCATCCTCTGCAGCTGCCCGACATCGAGACCCTTCGTGATTTCAGTGAGCTCTCTCGCATCGTCCTGGAGGTCCAGGAGCAGGTGCgtcgggaggagcaggaggaggagcagcggcAGGAGGAAGAGGACTGCTCCCAGCAGGCTGCCGCTCAGCCTGCTGCGAAGCCCCTGGGAGGAGAAGGTGCCGAGGGGGAAGAGACTGCAGCTGGGGCGGAGGGGACAACCCAGAACAAGGCACCAGCTTCCCAGCCCTTTGTGCTGCCTATGGGAGTCATATCGAGGAATGAAGACTATCCCCGGACCTGCCGAATTTG TTTTTATGGGACGGGGCTTATTGCTGGCCACGGCTTCACCAGCCCCGAGCGAACACCAGGTGTTTTTGTTCTCTTCGATGACGATCGCTTTGGATTCATCTGGCTGGAGCTGAAGTCCTTCAGTCTCTACAGCCGGATCAAGGTCTCCTTCCAGAACGCCGAAGCGCCTTCCCGTGAGGCttttgatgaaatgctgaagAACATTCAGTCGCTGGCTACTTGA